The proteins below come from a single Cannabis sativa cultivar Pink pepper isolate KNU-18-1 chromosome 3, ASM2916894v1, whole genome shotgun sequence genomic window:
- the LOC115708981 gene encoding COBRA-like protein 4, protein MTKAKTMVSSKCTSSLLAALLLVFMFSHPAAAYDPLDPNGNITIKWDVMSWTPDGYVAVVTMTNFQMYRHIMSPGWSMGWVWTKKEVIWSMVGAQATEQGDCSKFKDGNMPHCCKTNPTVVDLLPGVPYNQQIANCCKGGVVASWGQDPSAAVSSFQVSVGRSGTSNKTVKLPKNFTLMGPGPGYTCSQAKIVTPTPFISPDGRRKTQALMTWNVTCSYSQLLSSKYPKCCVSLSSFYNSTITPCPTCACGCQNKNKCVESDSKLSSVVGLHTPRKDNAPLLQCTQHMCPIRVHWHVKINYKQYWRAKIAITNFDYRYNYTQWTLVAQHPNLNNVTQVFSFNYKPIVPFQSKNDSGLFYGMKFFNDVLMEAGPNGNVQTEIIMEKDLETFTFREGWAFPRKIYFNGDECMMPPPDSYPRMPNSAHSFLPNLSLFWVLLTLLFF, encoded by the exons ATGACCAAAGCTAAAACCATGGTTTCCAGCAAGTGTACAAGCTCGCTGTTAGCAGCTTTGTTGTTAGTTTTCATGTTTTCTCATCCTGCAG CTGCATACGATCCTTTGGATCCAAATGGCAACATTACAATTAAGTGGGATGTTATGTCTTGGACTCCTGATGGCTATGTG GCAGTGGTAACAATGACCAACTTCCAAATGTACCGGCACATAATGAGTCCAGGGTGGAGCATGGGGTGGGTTTGGACCAAGAAAGAAGTGATATGGTCAATGGTTGGGGCCCAAGCTACAGAGCAAGGAGACTGTTCCAAGTTCAAAGATGGGAATATGCCTCACTGTTGTAAGACTAATCCAACAGTAGTTGATTTGCTTCCTGGTGTCCCTTACAACCAGCAAATTGCCAATTGTTGTAAAGGGGGTGTTGTGGCCTCTTGGGGCCAAGACCCTTCTGCTGCTGTCTCTTCTTTTCAAGTCAGTGTGGGCCGTTCTGGCACTTCCAACAAGACTGTTAAACTACCCAAGAACTTTACTTTAATGGGCCCTGGGCCTGGATACACTTGCAGCCAGGCTAAGATTGTTACCCCTACTCCTTTCATCTCACCCGATGGTCGTAGGAAAACTCAGGctttga TGACTTGGAATGTTACATGTTCTTACTCACAGCTACTGTCTTCAAAGTACCCAAAATGCTGTGTCTCCTTGTCATCATTCTATAACTCAACCATCACTCCTTGTCCAACTTGCGCTTGTGGTTGTCAAAATAAGAACAAATGCGTTGA AAGTGATTCGAAACTGTCAAGTGTTGTGGGATTACATACACCTAGAAAAGACAATGCCCCATTGCTTCAGTGCACACAACACATGTGCCCAATTAGAGTGCATTGGCATGTGAAAATTAACTACAAGCAGTACTGGCGTGCCAAGATTGCCATCACAAATTTCGATTATAGGTATAACTATACACAGTGGACCCTTGTTGCTCAGCACCCTAATCTCAACAATGTCACCCAAGTTTTCAGCTTCAACTACAAGCCAATTGTGCCCTTCCAATCCAAGA aTGATAGTGGTCTGTTTTATGGGATGAAATTCTTCAATGATGTCTTAATGGAAGCTGGGCCAAATGGGAATGTTCAGACAGAGATAATAATGGAGAAAGATTTAGAGACATTCACATTTAGAGAAGGTTGGGCGTTCCCTCGAAAGATCTATTTCAATGGAGATGAGTGCATGATGCCTCCACCTGATTCCTACCCACGAATGCCCAACTCTGCCCATTCATTTCTACCAAACCTGTCTCTCTTTTGGGTTTTGCTTACTCTACTGTTTTTTTGA